The following are encoded in a window of Zymoseptoria tritici IPO323 chromosome 4, whole genome shotgun sequence genomic DNA:
- a CDS encoding t-complex protein 1 subunit epsilon translates to MAGQPMQLDLSNAQITQDESGRPFIIVRDQGKKKRTHGTEAVKQHIQAARAVSSIVKTSLGPRGLDKILISPDGDITVTNDGATILGQMEISNHIAKLLVSLSQSQDAEIGDGTTGVVVLAGALLEQAAELIDKGIHPIRIADGYDAACEVAVAALDEISDVIDFTKDSNENLFKVAKTSLGSKIVSKAHDQFAQIAVDAVLSVADLERKDVDFELIKVDGKVGGSLEDTLLVKGVIVDKDFSHPQMPSEVKDAKLAILTCAFEPPKPKTKHKLDITSVSEFKELQKYEQAKFAEMIQQIKDTGANVVICQWGFDDEANHLLLTNELPAVRWVGGPEIELIAIATNGRIVPRFEDLSAAKLGKAGIVREMSFGTTREKMLVIEECANSRAVTCFIRGSNKMIIDEAKRSLHDALCVVRNLVKDNRIVYGGGAAEIACSLAVEKAALETAGLEQYSMRAFADALDAVPMALAENSGLSPIETLSDLKARQGKGEGRGRLGVDCMQTGSNDMKKHFVIDPLISKRQQLLLATQLCRMVLKVNNVIVAGSDDNDF, encoded by the exons ATGGCAGGACAACCGATGC AGCTCGATCTGAGCAATG CTCAAATCACCCAAGACGAGTCCGGCCGACCCTTCATCATTGTCCGCGATCAGGGCAAAAAGAAGCGTACGCATGGCACCGAAGCCGTCAAACAACATATCCAAGCAGCTCGCGCCGTATCCTCCATCGTCAAAACCTCCCTAGGACCTCGCGGTCTCGACAAGATCCTGATCTCCCCCGATGGCGATATCACAGTAACGAACGATGGCGCAACGATCCTGGGACAAATGGAGATCAGCAACCACATTGCAAAGCTCCTCGTCTCACTCTCACAATCACAAGATGCGGAAATTGGTGATGGAACAACAGGCGTGGTGGTTTTGGCTGGTGCGTTATTGGAGCAGGCTGCGGAGCTTATCGACAAGGGCATCCACCCTATTCGGATAGCAGACGGGTATGATGCTGCATGTGAGGTGGCTGTGGCTGCGCTGGATGAGATCTCGGATGTCATCGACTTCACAAAAGACTCCAACGAGAACCTGTTCAAGGTCGCCAAGACATCTCTCGGCAGCAAGATCGTCTCAAAGGCACACGACCAGTTCGCGCAGATCGCTGTGGATGCTGTACTATCCGTGGCGGATCTCGAGAGGAAAGATGTCGATTTTGAGCTCATCAAGGTCGATGGAAAGGTCGGAGGATCACTCGAAGACACGCTCCTCGTCAAGGGAGTGATCGTGGACAAGGACTTCTCTCACCCTCAGATGCCGTCCGAAGTCAAGGACGCCAAACTCGCAATTCTCACATGTGCCTTTGAGCCTCCGAAACCCAAGACCAAGCACAAGCTCGACATCACCTCCGTCTCGGAATTCAAAGAACTTCAGAAGTACGAACAGGCCAAATTCGCCGAAATGATCCAACAAATCAAAGACACAGGCGCCAACGTCGTCATCTGCCAGTGGGGATTCGACGATGAAGCcaaccatctcctcctcaccaacgAGCTGCCTGCAGTCCGATGGGTCGGCGGTCCTGAAATCGagctcatcgccatcgccaccaaTGGCCGCATCGTGCCACGTTTCGAGGACCTGTCCGCAGCAAAGCTCGGCAAGGCAGGAATTGTCAGAGAGATGTCCTTCGGCACCACTCGCGAGAAGATGCTCGTCATTGAGGAGTGTGCAAACTCCCGCGCGGTGACATGCTTCATCCGCGGCTCCAACAAGATGATCATCGACGAGGCGAAACGCTCCCTACACGATGCTTTGTGTGTCGTTCGCAACTTGGTCAAAGACAACCGTATTGTGTACGGAGGAGGCGCCGCTGAAATTGCATGCTCTCTCGCCGTTGAGAAGGCCGCGCTCGAGACCGCCGGTCTCGAACAATACTCCATGCGCGCTTTCGCAGACGCTCTGGATGCAGTTCCCATGGCATTAGCCGAGAACAGTGGACTGTCGCCGATTGAAACACTATCGGATCTGAAGGCGAGACAGGGCAAGGGTGAAGGCAGAGGAAGACTGGGTGTCGACTGCATGCAGACTGGAAGCAACGACATGAAGAAGCACTTTGTCATTGATCCGCTGATCAGCAAGAGGCAACAATTGCTGCTGGCAACGCAGCTCTGTCGGATGGTGTTGAAGGTCAATAATGTCATCGTGGCAGGGTCTGATGACAATGACTTTTAG
- a CDS encoding MFS transporter (Major facilitator superfamily member with eight transmembrane regions.) yields MTIDGDTPDSAATTLRPSSEIDEAKYADFELERLEQRVRLRRKSIDSEHTLPSDDDEYAHGDQQRLLAHDPSTETSNLIPEDGEPPPASSAAQKVSWSSLPQKSQLLILTLSRLSEPLTQTSLQAYMFYQLKSFTLPDGSTPSDSTVASQAGMLAAAFTGAQFCTAILWGRLADWEGLGRKRVILIGLLGTAVGSLGFGFSGSFWTAMAWRALGGILNGNVGVMRTMISEIVREKKFQSRAFLLMPMTFNIGVIIGPLLGGLLADPVGSYPGLFAPGGKFGGKDGVWLFVRFPYALPNLINATFLLGSALCVLFGLEETLVSIRHKPDYPLRFSRWLIRIVFRRQPRQTYTAIAEQDFAPTDIELNAPSSPTPLKPRQKLPFRRIWTSNLLLTLLSHGILAGHVGTFSNLLFVFLSTPRYNPSESPTKNTLPLPPNYRPDAPFTFTGGLALPPPSIGAALSIIGVIGISLQLLLYPTMSFRLGTTRSYRYSLMLFPVSCTLVPYLATIPSSNAPPAQASGVLVWMAIAVVLAIQVMARTFALPSTAILVNNASPHPSVLGTVHGIGQSVSSLTRTLGPVAAGWLYGVGLRKGVVGLAWWVMACVAVLGTMAGRWVKEGDGHEILLEGEEEKG; encoded by the coding sequence ATGACAATCGACGGCGACACCCCGGACAGTGCTGCCACGACCCTTCGACCAAGTTCCGAGATCGACGAGGCAAAATATGCAGACTTCGAACTGGAACGGCTGGAGCAGCGAGTAAGGCTTCGACGGAAAAGCATCGACAGCGAACACACTCTTCcgtccgacgacgacgaatatGCACATGGCGACCAACAGCGTCTCCTTGCCCACGATCCCTCCACTGAGACCTCCAATCTCATACCCGAAGATGGCGAACCTCCTCCAGCATCGTCAGCAGCCCAAAAAGTCTCCTGGTCATCACTCCCTCAGAAATCCCAGCTCCTCATCCTGACACTCTCCCGTCTCTCCGAGCCTTTGACTCAGACTTCCCTTCAGGCCTACATGTTCTACCAACTGAAGTCGTTCACCCTTCCCGATGGCTCCACTCCGTCCGACAGCACTGTAGCCTCACAAGCAGGTATGCTTGCGGCTGCTTTCACCGGCGCTCAATTCTGCACCGCTATTCTCTGGGGCCGACTCGCAGATTGGGAAGGCCtgggaaggaagagggtcaTCTTGATCGGTCTTTTGGGCACAGCGGTGGGAAGTCTTGGCTTCGGCTTCAGCGGCAGCTTCTGGACGGCGATGGCATGGCGGGCGCTGGGTGGGATTCTCAATGGAAATGTTGGAGTTatgaggacgatgatctCCGAGATTGTGAGGGAGAAGAAATTCCAGAGTCGAGCGTTCCTGTTGATGCCGATGACTTTCAACATCGGAGTCATTATCGGGCCGCTGCTGGGTGGACTGCTGGCGGATCCAGTTGGAAGCTATCCAGGACTTTTTGCGCCCGGTGGAAAATTCGGCGGGAAGGATGGAGTGTGGTTGTTTGTCAGATTCCCTTATGCGCTGCCGAATCTGATCAATGCGACTTTCCTGCTCGGTAGTGCATTGTGTGTTCTCTTTGGGCTAGAGGAGACGCTGGTATCGATCCGGCACAAGCCCGACTACCCGCTGAGATTTTCAAGATGGCTGATCAGGATCGTGTTCCGACGGCAACCGCGCCAAACTTACACTGCCATCGCCGAACAAGACTTCGCTCCAACGGACATCGAGCTCAACgcaccctcctccccaacACCGCTCAAGCCTCGACAGAAGCTCCCCTTCCGCCGGATCTGGACATcgaacctcctcctcacacTCCTGTCCCACGGGATCCTAGCCGGACACGTCGGTACCTTTTCCAACCtactcttcgtcttcctctcgacACCGCGGTACAATCCATCGGAATCGCCAACCAAGAACACCCTCCCTCTACCACCCAACTATCGACCCGACGCTCCATTCACCTTCACCGGCGGTCTCGCCCTCCCACCGCCTTCCATCGGCGCCGCTCTCTCCATTATCGGCGTCATCGGCATctccctccaactccttctcTACCCCACCATGTCTTTCCGTCTCGGCACGACTCGCTCCTACCGCTACTCCCTCATGCTCTTCCCCGTCTCCTGCACGCTGGTACCCTACCTCGCCACCATCCCTTCCTCGAACGCTCCGCCCGCTCAAGCTTCCGGCGTGCTAGTCTGGATGGCCATCGCCGTTGTGCTTGCGATACAAGTCATGGCGAGGACGTTCGCTTTGCCGAGTACGGCTATCCTGGTTAATAATGCGAGTCCGCATCCGAGTGTGCTGGGCACGGTGCATGGAATTGGGCAGAGTGTAAGTTCGTTAACGAGGACTCTCGGACCGGTGGCGGCGGGGTGGTTGTATGGTGTGGGTTTAAGGAAGGGTGTGGTTGGGTTGGCGTGGTGGGTTATGGCGTGCGTTGCGGTGCTTGGAACTATGGCGGGAAGGTGGGTCAAAGAGGGAGACGGGCATGAGATTTTGTtagagggagaagaggagaagggatGA